Proteins encoded together in one Desulfosporosinus meridiei DSM 13257 window:
- a CDS encoding PLP-dependent cysteine synthase family protein, whose translation MFNNILATIGHTPLVRINKLNPNPDVQLYAKLESFNPTGSIKDRIALKMIEQAEESGALTRDKIIIEPTSGNTGIGLAMTGAVKGYSVEIVMSESVSIERRKMIEAFGAKIILTEASQGTDGAIRKTKELCRNNPDKYFMPNQFSNEFNKLAHYYTTANEIWEDTQGKVTHFVSALGTSGTIMGVGMGLKNRNSNIQIVEAHPVLGHYIQGLKNMEEAIVPEIYDPTKIDRTIMIESEAAFAMCRDIVLQEGIFVGMSSGAAMLAALECIKDMKEGFVVVLFSDGGEKYLSTSLFNPPG comes from the coding sequence ATGTTCAACAATATTCTTGCTACTATTGGACATACTCCTCTAGTCAGAATCAACAAGCTAAACCCCAATCCAGATGTTCAGCTCTACGCAAAGCTGGAGAGTTTCAACCCAACTGGTAGTATCAAGGACCGGATTGCCTTAAAAATGATTGAGCAAGCAGAGGAAAGCGGTGCCTTAACTCGAGATAAAATTATCATTGAACCTACCTCTGGTAATACCGGAATTGGCCTAGCCATGACAGGCGCAGTAAAAGGTTATTCCGTGGAAATAGTCATGAGCGAGTCTGTTTCCATTGAGCGTCGTAAAATGATAGAAGCTTTTGGCGCAAAAATTATCCTTACGGAGGCTTCCCAGGGAACTGACGGAGCGATTAGGAAAACTAAGGAACTCTGCCGCAATAATCCTGATAAGTATTTTATGCCGAACCAGTTTTCCAATGAATTCAACAAGCTGGCCCATTATTATACTACAGCCAATGAAATCTGGGAGGATACCCAGGGAAAGGTCACCCATTTTGTCTCGGCACTTGGTACATCTGGAACCATCATGGGTGTAGGAATGGGACTAAAAAATAGAAATTCCAATATTCAGATCGTGGAGGCTCACCCTGTTCTCGGCCACTACATTCAAGGCCTCAAAAATATGGAGGAGGCAATTGTCCCAGAGATCTACGATCCAACGAAAATTGATCGGACGATAATGATTGAATCTGAAGCAGCCTTTGCCATGTGCAGGGACATCGTATTACAGGAAGGGATTTTTGTGGGTATGAGCAGTGGGGCCGCCATGCTTGCGGCCCTGGAATGCATCAAGGATATGAAGGAAGGCTTTGTGGTAGTCCTCTTCTCTGATGGAGGGGAAAAATATCTCAGTACAAGTTTGTTCAATCCACCAGGTTAA
- a CDS encoding phosphatase PAP2 family protein, translating into MEYLLEMLKWIQSIRNPVLDQVFTSITVLGEDYFAIAILCLILWCVSKKSGYVIGFAYLTSWIFNFSLKEAFKIPRPFVLDKSIIPIRPETATGYSFPSGHTQGISALSTAAASAFRRRWIYAAGIILVILMAMSRLYLGVHTLLDVAVGAVAGFAWVYAANFVFSYAERTNRKALLLILFIPMLLGMILVRTHDYYKIAGTFSSFIIGYLLDSRYIHYEAKGLIWQQVIKFILGMTILIALKIIVKEVLGETLTSDYIRYLSIGFWITVAAPLLFNKMFAAKPYDTADKVNSQI; encoded by the coding sequence ATGGAATATTTACTGGAAATGCTTAAGTGGATTCAATCTATCAGAAATCCTGTGCTAGACCAGGTTTTTACTTCGATTACCGTATTGGGTGAAGACTATTTTGCTATTGCGATTTTATGCCTAATATTGTGGTGTGTGAGTAAAAAGTCCGGTTACGTGATTGGCTTTGCCTACCTGACATCTTGGATATTCAATTTTTCTTTGAAAGAGGCTTTTAAAATACCAAGACCTTTTGTACTGGATAAAAGCATTATCCCTATAAGACCAGAAACAGCCACAGGCTATTCCTTCCCCAGCGGTCATACTCAGGGTATATCGGCCTTGAGCACAGCCGCAGCATCAGCATTCCGAAGAAGATGGATCTATGCTGCAGGGATCATACTGGTGATCCTTATGGCTATGTCCAGGCTCTATCTAGGAGTCCATACACTTCTGGATGTAGCGGTCGGAGCAGTTGCGGGTTTTGCCTGGGTATATGCCGCCAATTTTGTATTCAGCTATGCCGAAAGGACAAACCGGAAGGCACTGCTGCTAATCCTGTTTATTCCAATGCTGCTGGGTATGATTCTTGTACGAACCCATGACTATTACAAAATCGCCGGAACCTTCTCCAGCTTTATCATCGGGTACCTGCTGGATTCCCGGTACATACATTATGAAGCAAAGGGCCTGATCTGGCAGCAGGTTATTAAGTTTATTCTTGGTATGACCATACTGATTGCCCTTAAGATTATTGTCAAGGAAGTACTGGGCGAAACCCTTACATCAGATTACATACGCTATCTTAGCATAGGATTTTGGATAACCGTTGCAGCTCCCTTGCTGTTTAATAAAATGTTCGCCGCAAAACCCTATGATACTGCCGATAAAGTTAACAGCCAAATTTAG